A genomic stretch from Verrucomicrobiia bacterium includes:
- a CDS encoding peptidylprolyl isomerase, whose amino-acid sequence MKKILLTCLFGLLVGLVTVRAEDAKKEDAKASAKEVAIFKTSAGEMVIELWPDVAPKTVENFIKLAKKGYYDGTAFHRIIKDFMIQGGDPNTKNLDAPESYGQGGPGYTIPDEFNDRSHTRGVISMANTGRPNSAGSQFFICTGDASQLNHHYTAFGKLIKGDDVLTKLANSPVTGPNSMGEMSIPKPRVVLESVKIVPADSIK is encoded by the coding sequence ATGAAAAAAATCTTGCTAACTTGTTTGTTCGGCCTCCTTGTGGGCCTCGTAACCGTCCGTGCCGAAGATGCCAAAAAAGAAGATGCCAAAGCTTCCGCCAAAGAAGTCGCCATCTTCAAGACCAGCGCGGGTGAAATGGTCATCGAACTCTGGCCTGACGTAGCTCCCAAAACCGTCGAAAATTTCATCAAGCTCGCGAAAAAAGGATATTACGACGGCACCGCGTTCCATCGCATCATCAAAGATTTTATGATTCAAGGCGGCGATCCCAACACGAAGAATCTTGATGCTCCAGAATCCTACGGCCAGGGTGGCCCGGGCTACACAATTCCTGACGAATTCAATGACCGTTCCCATACTCGCGGCGTCATTTCCATGGCCAACACCGGCCGCCCCAATTCTGCCGGCAGCCAGTTCTTCATCTGCACGGGCGACGCCTCGCAGCTTAACCATCATTACACCGCTTTTGGAAAATTGATCAAAGGCGACGACGTCCTCACCAAACTCGCCAACTCGCCCGTCACTGGACCTAATTCGATGGGTGAAATGAGCATTCCTAAACCTCGCGTCGTGTTGGAAAGCGTAAAGATCGTCCCCGCCGATTCCATCAAGTAA
- a CDS encoding NUDIX hydrolase gives MILPWEKVSSEPVGDFRIFTVRTDRKISPRTKKEHDFFVIDSVNWVNVVALTPEREIVMIEQYRHGSNTVELEIPGGMLDAKDATPIIGGTRELREETGYEGADARIIGEIYPNPAIMSNTCYTLLVQNCRMKHAVEFDQAEDLVTRLVPAAEIPKLVASGKIKHSLVVVALYHFDLWQRANG, from the coding sequence ATGATTCTCCCCTGGGAAAAAGTCAGTTCCGAACCCGTCGGTGATTTCCGCATCTTCACTGTGCGCACCGACCGGAAAATTTCCCCGCGAACGAAAAAGGAGCACGATTTTTTTGTTATTGATAGCGTGAATTGGGTCAACGTCGTCGCCCTCACACCCGAGCGCGAAATCGTGATGATCGAGCAATATCGCCACGGCTCGAACACTGTCGAACTCGAAATTCCCGGCGGCATGCTCGATGCCAAGGATGCGACGCCCATCATCGGCGGCACGCGCGAATTGCGCGAAGAGACCGGTTACGAAGGCGCCGACGCGCGCATCATCGGCGAGATTTATCCCAACCCGGCGATCATGAGCAACACCTGTTACACGTTGCTCGTGCAAAATTGCCGGATGAAACACGCGGTGGAATTCGACCAGGCCGAAGACCTCGTCACCCGCCTCGTGCCCGCGGCGGAAATTCCCAAACTCGTCGCCAGCGGAAAAATCAAACACTCCCTCGTCGTCGTGGCGCTCTATCACTTCGACCTTTGGCAGCGGGCGAATGGATGA
- a CDS encoding peptidylprolyl isomerase, translated as MVSTQEVAVIKTTAGDMVVEFWPDVAPKTVENFKALANKGFYDGTAFHRIVKGFMIQGGDPLTKDAEAEASWGTGGPGHRVKAEFNDKSHVRGVLSMARSQNPDSAGSQFFICLADAKFLDRQYTAFGKVLKGDDVLGKIGDSPTTVNNSGERSKPLARVGVESVKIVPADSVK; from the coding sequence ATTGTGAGCACCCAAGAAGTCGCAGTCATCAAAACAACAGCGGGCGATATGGTCGTGGAATTCTGGCCGGACGTCGCGCCCAAGACAGTCGAAAATTTCAAGGCTCTCGCCAATAAAGGCTTTTACGATGGCACCGCGTTTCATCGCATCGTGAAGGGTTTCATGATCCAGGGCGGCGATCCGTTGACCAAGGATGCCGAAGCCGAAGCCAGTTGGGGAACCGGCGGCCCGGGTCATCGCGTCAAGGCTGAGTTCAACGACAAGTCGCACGTGCGCGGCGTGCTCTCAATGGCGCGCTCGCAGAATCCCGATTCGGCCGGCAGCCAATTTTTCATCTGCCTGGCTGACGCAAAATTCCTCGACCGCCAATACACCGCCTTCGGCAAAGTGCTCAAGGGCGACGATGTCCTCGGCAAGATCGGCGACAGCCCCACGACGGTGAACAACAGCGGCGAGCGCAGCAAACCGTTGGCGCGTGTCGGCGTGGAGAGCGTCAAGATCGTCCCGGCGGACTCGGTCAAATAG
- a CDS encoding DUF4032 domain-containing protein has product MSNDTKISPSASDLVKNSTLYREFQAEREEILRHKWIESEKAGKDIGFERALTDWIVKHRSKWRRNRAAQKGE; this is encoded by the coding sequence ATGTCGAATGATACAAAAATCTCGCCCAGTGCCAGTGACTTGGTGAAGAACTCCACGCTCTATCGGGAGTTCCAAGCCGAGCGCGAAGAAATCCTGCGCCACAAGTGGATTGAGTCGGAAAAGGCCGGCAAGGACATCGGGTTTGAACGCGCGCTGACGGATTGGATCGTGAAACACCGTTCCAAATGGCGCCGGAATCGGGCGGCCCAAAAAGGCGAATAA
- a CDS encoding Mrp/NBP35 family ATP-binding protein: MITEDEIRNALKSVKYPGYTRDIVSFGLIKQVSAQNGAVSVSMQLTSGSPEAAQQIKADSERALKSLPGVTHVHVEVKAPTGAQAAGAASPWQNQNRVPGIQRIVAVASGKGGVGKSTTSVNLACALKHLGARVGLLDCDIYGPSIPLMMGIHEKPGVSEDQTMMVPPQNHGIKLMSMGFLIEGDNPVIWRGPMIMKTIQQFFTSVAWGELDYLLVDLPPGTGDAQLSLCQTVPLDGGVIVTTPQEASLGVVRKGIGMFQKVNVPILGIVENMSYFLMPNGERAEIFGHGGGRAEAQRQGIPFLGEVPIYMAIREGGDAGLPVVISAPQQPPAQAFIKIAEALRQALR; encoded by the coding sequence ATGATTACAGAAGACGAAATCAGGAATGCGCTCAAGTCGGTCAAGTATCCCGGTTACACGCGCGACATCGTGTCCTTCGGCCTCATCAAGCAGGTCAGCGCGCAGAACGGCGCGGTGAGCGTCTCCATGCAGCTCACATCCGGCTCGCCTGAGGCGGCGCAGCAGATCAAGGCCGACAGCGAACGCGCGCTCAAAAGTTTGCCGGGCGTCACGCATGTGCATGTCGAAGTCAAAGCGCCGACGGGCGCGCAAGCGGCGGGCGCGGCAAGCCCGTGGCAAAATCAAAATCGCGTTCCCGGCATCCAGCGCATCGTGGCGGTGGCAAGCGGCAAGGGCGGCGTGGGCAAGTCCACGACCTCGGTGAATTTGGCGTGCGCGTTGAAACATCTCGGCGCGCGCGTGGGACTTTTGGATTGCGATATTTACGGGCCGAGCATTCCGCTGATGATGGGCATCCACGAAAAACCGGGCGTGAGCGAAGACCAGACGATGATGGTCCCGCCGCAGAATCACGGCATTAAATTGATGAGCATGGGATTTCTCATCGAGGGCGATAACCCGGTCATCTGGCGCGGGCCGATGATCATGAAAACCATCCAGCAATTTTTCACGTCGGTCGCGTGGGGCGAACTCGATTATCTGCTCGTGGACCTGCCACCGGGCACAGGCGATGCCCAGCTTTCTCTTTGCCAAACCGTGCCGCTGGATGGCGGCGTCATCGTCACCACGCCGCAGGAGGCGTCGCTCGGAGTCGTCCGCAAAGGCATCGGAATGTTCCAGAAAGTGAACGTGCCGATTCTTGGCATTGTGGAGAATATGAGTTACTTTTTAATGCCCAATGGTGAGCGTGCGGAGATCTTCGGGCATGGCGGCGGACGCGCGGAAGCGCAACGCCAAGGCATCCCCTTTTTAGGGGAGGTGCCTATCTATATGGCGATTCGCGAGGGCGGCGACGCTGGATTGCCGGTTGTTATCTCCGCTCCACAGCAGCCTCCCGCGCAGGCATTTATAAAAATTGCCGAAGCTCTGCGTCAAGCCCTGAGATGA
- the pyrR gene encoding bifunctional pyr operon transcriptional regulator/uracil phosphoribosyltransferase PyrR gives MPESTVILNASAVGRALTRIAHEIAEQNDSSTEVVVIGIQRRGVQLAQRLSALLAGIWNQPVPVGSLDVSMHRDDLDRRLSPAILPTVIPFDVTGKTVVLVDDVLFSGRTIRAALDALNDFGRPRRIQLAVLVDRGHRELPIKADFVGKNIPTSRSENIRVQLTEPDGQDAVHLEKK, from the coding sequence ATGCCTGAATCCACCGTCATCCTCAACGCCTCCGCCGTGGGCCGCGCGCTGACGCGCATCGCCCACGAGATCGCCGAGCAAAACGATTCCAGCACGGAGGTCGTGGTGATCGGCATTCAGCGGCGCGGCGTGCAACTTGCGCAACGGCTGAGCGCGTTGCTCGCGGGGATTTGGAACCAGCCGGTCCCGGTCGGCAGCCTGGATGTCAGCATGCATCGCGATGATTTGGACCGGCGGCTCAGCCCGGCGATTCTGCCGACGGTGATTCCGTTCGATGTCACCGGCAAAACCGTGGTGCTGGTGGACGATGTGCTGTTCAGCGGGCGCACCATTCGCGCGGCGCTGGATGCGTTGAATGATTTCGGCCGGCCGCGCCGCATCCAGCTGGCGGTGCTGGTGGACCGCGGCCATCGCGAATTGCCGATCAAGGCGGATTTCGTCGGCAAAAATATTCCCACGTCGCGCTCGGAAAATATCCGCGTGCAACTCACCGAACCCGACGGCCAGGACGCCGTGCATCTCGAGAAAAAATGA
- a CDS encoding aspartate carbamoyltransferase catalytic subunit, with protein sequence MSWHRKHLLDIESLTAEEINTVLATARAFKSVGERAIKKVPALRGKTVVNLFIEPSTRTRISFELAAQRLTADVINFSAEASSLKKGETLKDTARNLEALNADIIIIRHSATGAPHFLSRFLNACVVNAGDGAHEHPTQALLDVFTILEKKGTVAGLNVTILGDILYSRVARSNIWALLKLGARVTLCGPSTLVPRVFEQMGCRVTYNVDEAIADADIINLLRIQHERQRKSIFPSLGEYVNLFGLNKKRMKLTKPDVLIMHPGPINRGVEIDSEIADCGRSVILDQVTNGLAVRMAVLFLVNGGKGPQEIAP encoded by the coding sequence ATGAGCTGGCATCGCAAACATCTGCTCGACATCGAATCCCTCACCGCCGAGGAAATCAATACCGTGCTCGCCACCGCGCGCGCGTTCAAATCCGTCGGTGAACGCGCCATCAAAAAAGTCCCGGCCCTGCGCGGCAAAACCGTGGTCAATCTTTTCATCGAGCCTTCGACCCGCACGCGCATCAGTTTTGAACTCGCCGCGCAACGGCTCACCGCCGACGTCATCAATTTTTCCGCCGAGGCCTCCTCGCTCAAAAAAGGCGAGACGCTCAAGGACACCGCGCGCAATCTCGAGGCGCTCAACGCGGACATCATCATCATCCGCCACAGCGCGACCGGCGCGCCGCATTTTCTTTCGCGCTTTCTCAACGCCTGCGTGGTCAACGCCGGCGATGGCGCGCATGAACATCCCACCCAGGCGTTGCTGGATGTTTTCACCATCCTCGAAAAAAAGGGAACGGTGGCCGGCCTCAACGTCACCATCCTGGGCGATATTTTATACAGCCGCGTCGCGCGCTCGAACATCTGGGCGTTGCTGAAACTGGGCGCGCGCGTGACGCTTTGCGGGCCGTCCACCTTGGTTCCGCGCGTGTTCGAGCAGATGGGTTGCCGCGTGACTTATAATGTGGATGAAGCCATCGCTGATGCCGACATCATCAACCTTTTGCGCATCCAACACGAACGCCAGCGCAAGTCCATATTCCCGAGCCTGGGCGAATACGTGAATCTTTTTGGTTTGAACAAAAAGCGGATGAAACTCACCAAGCCGGACGTGCTCATCATGCATCCCGGCCCGATCAATCGCGGGGTGGAAATTGACAGCGAGATCGCCGATTGCGGACGCTCCGTCATCCTCGATCAAGTGACCAACGGATTGGCCGTGCGCATGGCGGTGTTATTTCTCGTGAACGGTGGCAAGGGGCCGCAGGAAATTGCGCCGTAG